Genomic segment of Methanolobus mangrovi:
CAGTCAGTACAATGTTTCCAAGCGGGACATTTCCTGTATTGGTGATAATGTATTTCCATGTTATAGTATCACCTATGACTATTCCCGTAAGACCATCCGTATCTTTATCTAGACCATTGGTATATTTTTCAACATCAACGCATGGTATTACTTCAAGGAAACCTGCATCCAGGGCCATATCAATTTCTCCTGGATCTAGTGCAATACAGGTTGTTAGTCCCGTAGCAGGGTTAGCATCACTATCTGCAGTATCATCAGCACCCTGGTTCTGCGGACTGAAGATATACCCTGCAGGGAGGACAAAGCCTACAGAGTAGTTACCTGATTCAAGGCCTATGAATTGATAAGTCCCGTTTGAATTCGTGATTGTTGTAGCAAGATGATTACTTTCACAATCAAAGAGTTCCACGGTCACATTGGGGATACCTGATTCATTTGTATCCTGTATTCCGTCATTATTAAGATCATTCCATGCAAGATTTCCTATGCCCCCCCACTGAATAGATGTAACACCTGCATCCCTGTTCTGGTAATCAGTACCTGATCCAAGGAAGATACAGGTGGTAAGCCCTGATGTAATATCGACATCGCTATCTATGCTATCGAAAGTACCCTGATCCTGTGGACTGAAGAAATATCCTGCTGGAAGTGCAAACTCGATATAATATTCACCTGGCGTAATCCCTGAGAACTGGTAAAATCCGGTTGCATCAGTTATTGTCATAGCAAGGAGATTTCCATAACAATCATAGAATTGCACAGTCGCACCGGAAAAACCTTGCTCTCCTGCATCCTGCATACCATTAATGTTGAGGTCCTCCCAGACAAAGTCACCAATTGAAGCAGGCTGATACATACCAGCATCCCATGTATTATCCACCTCTCCTGAACCAATTACATCAGGATTCGTTCGTCCTGTTGTAATATCAGCATCACTATCTATGGTGGCATCGGCACCCTGGTCCTGTGGACTAAAAAAGTATCCTGCTGGCGGAACAAAACCTATTGAATATTCACCAGGTGTCAATCCTGTAAATTGGTAAAATCCGTTTGAATACGTAACTGTCGTTGCAAGGAGATTGTTGGCAGAATCATAGAGTTCTACAGTTACACCGTCGATTCCTGTTTCATTCTCCTCCTGTATACCATTAGCATTGAGATCTTCCCAGACAAAGTCGCCGATTGAAGCAAGCTGATGTATACCAGCATCCCACGTATAATCTATCTCTTCGGGATTAAGTATTGTACAAACTGTCTGTCCTGTTGTAGCATCTGCGTCACTGTCCATGGCATCATCAGCACCCTGGTCCTGTGGGGTAAAAATATATCCAACAGGAGCTTCAAATTCTACGAAATAATCACCCTCTTCAGCTATGAAATTGTAGTTTCCTACTGCATCAGTAACTGTAGTATCTACGAGATTACCATCACAACTGTATATATTTACGGTCACACCGGCGATTCCCGGTTCACCTGGATCCTGTATGCCATTAACGTTGAGGTCTTCCCAGACAAGATCACCCATGGAAGAATTACCTACTGCGGCAGACGTCGTAGATATTAATGCTGCAGATGCGATCAATACAAGTAGAAATCTGATTCCTATCTTTAGTGAATTACATTTAGAATGATTCAAAATTGACTTTACAAAATGTTGATATGCCCTAATGATAAAACCCCCTTATAATCAACCAAACAAGCAGAACAATGTCTGCCGGTTAGAACTCCTATAATAGAATATGTTTGGATGCTGATATTAAATCAAATGAAAATAAAATTCAGAACAATGTTCAGTAACATCAAAAGGTAATGTTATAAGTATGGAAAACATTTCTTAAAAAGTAAAATCAGACAAATACTGACTTCAAATATCCAAAAACGATGTCATTGAACTTGTCATATTGCTCGATCGAGCATACATGACCGCAGTTATCAATTATTTCAACCCGGGAATTACTTATTTTTCTGGTATACCTTAAAGTGTCTTTTAAAAACAGATGATCCTCATTTCCTGAAACAAACAGGATTTTGATATCCTCATTTAATTCATCCAGCCAGATCAAACTATTCTTTGTTTGCGGGATGAGATCCACCCACTTGCAAAACTCACTATAACCCAGCTTTTTTGCTTCATTCACGAAAATACTCCGTGATCTCCTATGGTTTTTCCTTGGCAGTATGATGTAGGCAAAAAATCTGTAAAGGATCATATAATTAATCCATCTTTTGAAATTAATTGCAAGAAAAAGCAGGAATTTCGTTCTCATATTGAACTTAACAATTCCCCCACCCATAATCAATGAATATACTTTTTCCGGGTAAAGTATGGCAAACCGTAAGCATATTAATGAACTAAAGGAAAAGCCCAGAAAATGAGCTTTTTCTATATCATGGAAATCTAGAGTATTGTTAATAAG
This window contains:
- a CDS encoding SdrD B-like domain-containing protein translates to MGDLVWEDLNVNGIQDPGEPGIAGVTVNIYSCDGNLVDTTVTDAVGNYNFIAEEGDYFVEFEAPVGYIFTPQDQGADDAMDSDADATTGQTVCTILNPEEIDYTWDAGIHQLASIGDFVWEDLNANGIQEENETGIDGVTVELYDSANNLLATTVTYSNGFYQFTGLTPGEYSIGFVPPAGYFFSPQDQGADATIDSDADITTGRTNPDVIGSGEVDNTWDAGMYQPASIGDFVWEDLNINGMQDAGEQGFSGATVQFYDCYGNLLAMTITDATGFYQFSGITPGEYYIEFALPAGYFFSPQDQGTFDSIDSDVDITSGLTTCIFLGSGTDYQNRDAGVTSIQWGGIGNLAWNDLNNDGIQDTNESGIPNVTVELFDCESNHLATTITNSNGTYQFIGLESGNYSVGFVLPAGYIFSPQNQGADDTADSDANPATGLTTCIALDPGEIDMALDAGFLEVIPCVDVEKYTNGLDKDTDGLTGIVIGDTITWKYIITNTGNVPLGNIVLTDDKQGIIPCPKNTLSPGESMECEMDDVAKYGHYVNTANVTAQFDGFVVSDEDVGEYYGYEPDDNGWEPNAVPTAGPIITALLLGVFMVLLLKKDKQQ
- a CDS encoding alpha/beta fold hydrolase; translated protein: MAEEKRFSAEVYHKKDSVDWIVFIHGFGGSARTWKNQTEFFSKHYNLLVLEMHKEKVNDDLDIDKVCQLINNTLDFHDIEKAHFLGFSFSSLICLRFAILYPEKVYSLIMGGGIVKFNMRTKFLLFLAINFKRWINYMILYRFFAYIILPRKNHRRSRSIFVNEAKKLGYSEFCKWVDLIPQTKNSLIWLDELNEDIKILFVSGNEDHLFLKDTLRYTRKISNSRVEIIDNCGHVCSIEQYDKFNDIVFGYLKSVFV